A region of Rhizobium grahamii DNA encodes the following proteins:
- the ettA gene encoding energy-dependent translational throttle protein EttA codes for MARQFIYHMSGLNKSYGAKKILENVNLSFYPDAKIGILGPNGAGKSTVLRIIAGQDKEFTGEAWLAEGATVGYLEQEPHLDPAKNAFENVMEGVADKQAVLDRYNELMMNYSDETADEGAKLQDIIDSQNLWDLEQQVEMAMEALRCPPKDADVTLLSGGERRRIALCRLLLSQPDLLLLDEPTNHLDAETIAWLEKHLRDYPGAVMMITHDRYFLDNVTGWILELDRGRGIPYEGNYSAYLQAKAKRMQQESREEAGRQKALSREQEWIASSPKARQAKSKARIKAYEQLVDAAENIRPGDAQIIIPVSERLGQVVIELDGINKGFEGRTLINDLTIKLPPGGIVGIIGPNGAGKSTLFKMITGQEKPDAGSIRIGETVHLGYVDQSRDALDGNKTVWEEISGGAEVIKLGKFDMNSRAYCGAFNFKGGDQQQKVGNLSGGQRNRVHLAKMLKAGGNVLLLDEPTNDLDTETLGALESALEAFAGCAIIISHDRMFLDRLATHILAFEGDGHVEWFEGNFEDYEEDKVRRLGPDALNPGSQAYKRLTR; via the coding sequence ATGGCACGTCAGTTCATCTATCACATGTCGGGACTCAACAAGTCCTACGGCGCTAAGAAAATCCTCGAGAACGTCAACCTGTCGTTCTACCCCGATGCCAAGATCGGTATCCTCGGCCCGAACGGCGCCGGTAAGTCGACCGTTCTGCGCATCATCGCCGGCCAAGACAAGGAATTCACCGGGGAAGCCTGGCTCGCCGAAGGCGCGACCGTCGGCTACCTCGAACAGGAACCGCATCTCGATCCGGCTAAGAACGCGTTCGAAAACGTCATGGAAGGCGTGGCCGACAAGCAGGCCGTGCTCGACCGCTACAACGAACTGATGATGAACTATTCCGATGAGACCGCCGACGAAGGCGCGAAGCTCCAGGACATCATCGATAGCCAGAACCTCTGGGATCTCGAACAGCAGGTCGAAATGGCGATGGAAGCGCTGCGCTGCCCGCCGAAGGATGCCGACGTCACGCTGCTGTCCGGTGGTGAGCGTCGTCGTATCGCGCTCTGCCGCCTGCTGCTGTCGCAGCCGGACCTGCTGCTGCTCGACGAACCGACCAACCACCTCGACGCCGAAACGATCGCATGGCTTGAAAAGCACCTGCGTGACTATCCGGGCGCCGTGATGATGATTACCCACGATCGCTACTTCCTCGACAACGTCACCGGATGGATCCTCGAGCTCGACCGGGGCCGTGGCATTCCGTACGAAGGCAACTACTCCGCCTATCTGCAGGCGAAGGCCAAGCGCATGCAGCAGGAAAGCCGCGAAGAAGCCGGCCGCCAGAAGGCGTTGTCGCGCGAACAGGAGTGGATCGCCTCCAGCCCGAAGGCCCGCCAGGCAAAGTCGAAGGCCCGTATCAAGGCCTACGAGCAGCTGGTGGATGCGGCCGAGAACATCCGACCCGGCGACGCTCAGATCATCATTCCTGTGTCCGAGCGTCTCGGCCAGGTGGTCATCGAGCTCGACGGCATCAACAAGGGCTTCGAAGGCCGCACGCTGATCAACGATCTCACGATCAAGCTGCCGCCGGGCGGTATCGTCGGCATCATCGGCCCGAACGGCGCCGGCAAGTCGACGCTGTTCAAGATGATCACCGGCCAGGAAAAGCCGGATGCGGGCTCGATCCGCATCGGCGAGACCGTGCATCTCGGCTATGTCGACCAGAGCCGCGATGCGCTCGATGGCAACAAGACCGTCTGGGAAGAAATCTCGGGCGGCGCCGAAGTCATCAAGCTCGGCAAGTTCGACATGAACTCCCGCGCTTATTGCGGCGCCTTCAACTTCAAGGGCGGCGACCAGCAGCAGAAGGTCGGCAATCTCTCGGGTGGTCAGCGCAACCGCGTTCACCTCGCCAAGATGCTGAAGGCCGGCGGTAACGTTCTGCTCCTCGACGAACCGACCAACGACCTTGATACGGAAACGCTCGGTGCGCTTGAGAGCGCGCTCGAGGCCTTTGCCGGCTGCGCCATCATCATCAGCCACGATCGTATGTTCCTCGACCGCCTGGCGACGCACATCCTCGCCTTCGAAGGTGACGGCCACGTCGAGTGGTTCGAAGGCAACTTCGAGGATTACGAGGAAGACAAGGTTCGTCGCCTCGGCCCCGATGCGCTGAACCCTGGCAGCCAGGCCTACAAGCGCCTGACGCGCTGA